The following are from one region of the Brienomyrus brachyistius isolate T26 chromosome 4, BBRACH_0.4, whole genome shotgun sequence genome:
- the LOC125739825 gene encoding supervillin-like isoform X2, with product MRRCDANFGPGSPIRLGSWTTSEGKTLSFRQEFSSDDNSDVVKDTDANLLAVLPRVSELRKYFERVARDLEMNRKERIARRLEGIEGDAGLVSHRLLEEDTPRYTRATDLCEPCVVVRRYSREELAVPPAVEVIAPERQSRVRVRAEPKTTQAPPYSSTSVLAELDSKAERIARYKAERRRQLAERYGISLDQETEVEPSTPRHGYGRTRMQLEEGGRGCGQGPQERHSLRVSGGSHSSSSGVGRVFMAAQPGPLVAAPGSSEHERAMNLENSRRDRDRERGAQPVSPPSYTDPPVSSTKAPPREPPLAGVPSSPRPGRRASLPTPRYGISPGDLFIEQQAQNILNRQGIRARERRMKDDLSHRSAEWGFDAPPPRQHPQVTIHQVVPHPNPPHGRMAAAHPEPTHGRMAAAHPEPTNGRMAAAHPEPTHGRMAAAHPEPTHGRMAAAHPEPTHGRMAAAHPEPTHGRMAAAHPEPTHGRMAAAHPEPTHGRMAAAHPEPTHSRMAAAHPEPTHGRMAAAHPEPTHGRMAAAHPEPTHSRMAATHPEPTHGRMAAAHPDPTHGRMAAAHPEPTHGRMAAAHPEPTHGRMAAAHPEPTHGRMAAAHPEPTHSRMAASHHGIRSQQTPSASRPVGQYRSPQRRASMEFNPDMQVAGGSPVKTEGLLRSRKAVLPSEVRHWEKSVDTPYMAGPGEEEEDEEQSVRIIGRRFSRNMEDHAPRFMEQAPNQVQHAPGPPEHTPRDVQHISRTSEPIHRQGDHTRPQTHAAYNQERISRPMEHIPKSADSTSRVADHISRAGDVVIRPVERTSKAMEHTPRRASHITKLGDHNLDQQEVELPEGLTRDNYLDDGRSMYLQRGSSFLAGQHRITEAPSMAMKPKTRVRSMSDIGVPQSATVYRNRESWEGGVANGELSTLDTRVSVAQLRHSYLENVNANIRKPEPEAKVELAALDVRPEREGGPRRPRCYIVPGDDRKTSERFRTQPITSAERLESDRTHLSPTELQKTEGEEEKLDERAKLSVAAKRSLFRELEKTGDGSVPKPVSRNAAVERRLRRLQERSHTQPVTSEEVVIATTAPDPHSQAVTAHTAAPSIPTPTLVSSTVTRLSLQGSSQQSPVTPETHSTEAVMTSAVRIAVEEKVPEEPDLSALSLTEKMALFNRLAQKPTSKWLTEGVVSGVAQRRASSRYQTQPITLGEVEKEEVTSGAPLVPKDDVEEQQKDIQPESVQNGGKVKPEPLSALLVRQSPAHTTTVSVAHVGDVHLSRSATIAFSPGVGASELDATPVPPKRRSPARISDISAPKPPSPPHLDRSTEIKSSSHNISLVGLRQQAGTEAELGDSCGAAGGGASWRKPRPPKGEDEVKHPPAIQPSPCSECGPTPPSRQGAPPRRPESTVAPATEEHGGLVKELRTSSQNLYETETTVAVHSQTTVSELQESSVSARAAASAAPRTGSQPPPEQQSGEATPADRQGEDADGMSSRQMSIKERVALLKKSGEEDWRNRINKKQEAIQVAESETQLWEQEQSLKKTEEGRVIDDLAVSDEFWDPVFSCTYSPPPPPLPAGQMSQLIDSQPQASPPSTTEPPTRQVDHLHPWRRKRIGEENEAEMTIEERKQLISSKEETWKSTGQGAANDSSQFTVAARMVKKGLAAPASLLTPIISPLGIHTRGNMAAISKPQEEIEVRPDMNLESDRKLDKLESFLGRINSKMAGLQETTLTVTEKAVKEVMKLDDEIFSKFYKCMTDFPRMSGRIEIDEDFDAIFGTHTPKLTSAMVQHKREVRPLRKVQASRNPLKMLAAREDIRQEYTEQRLNVGVLESRRMKSEKMSKSSSYSEAALAGLASKESFSNISLRSVSISEQMSNNSAVPYKTLMLMQVKGRRHVQTRLVEPRSSSLNSGDCFLLVTPQHCFLWIGEFANVIEKAKAAELAMFIQTKHDLGCRADQVQTIEENAESQAHVLNEFWNILGGQDSYQPTGPPEEDELYESAIVETNCTYRLVDDKLVPDDDFWGKAPKYSLLDSKEVLVFDFGSEVYVWHGKEVTLAQRKVAFQLAKHLWNGTFDYTNCDINPLDPSGCNALIPRKGQGRPDWAVFGRLTEHNETILFKEKFLDWKESKKPAQQNDNEQVSEQKEQRGYTCQPYNASLMLPVLQTPVSMMLEGVDVGRGYGLLEGDDHRRFEISTLGVDVWHILEFDYSRLPRQSIGQFHEGDAYVVKWRYMVSAAVGRRQNPEQIRVGGTGKEKCCYFFWQGRHSTVSEKGTSALMTVELDQERGAQVQVQQGKELPCFLQCFSGGMIVHSGKREEEEENTQSEWRLYCVRGEVPVEGHLLEVPCHCSSLRSRASMILLSVNQAVIYLWHGCKAQPHTRQVGRTAANRIKEQCPLEAGLHSSSKVTIHECDEGAEPTGFWEAVGRRDRKAYDCMLQDPGKFNFTPRLFQLTSSSGEFLAEEFFYPSRVAELVSSLPFLQEDLYAASQPALFLVDNFHEVYLWQGWWPQDCENTGSARIRWDADRKCAMETVLQYCKEKNEKKPQKSYLIHAGLEPLTFTNMFPSWEHREDIAEITEREAEVCNQIILVEEVLARLSKSCYPLEELLARPLPEGVDPLRLEIYLSDEDFERALGMSRDEFEGLPGWKQVNVKKTKGLF from the exons ATGAGGAGATGCGACGCAA ATTTTGGACCCGGTTCTCCCATTAGACTTGGCAGCTGGACGACGTCGGAAGGGAAAACTCTAAG CTTTCGCCAGGAGTTCTCCTCTGACGACAACTCCGACGTGGTCAAGGATACAGATGCTAATCTTTTAGCCGTCCTTCCCAGGG TTTCAGAACTAAGGAAGTATTTCGAGCGTGTTGCCCGTGATTTAGAGATGAACAG GAAGGAGCGCATCGCCAGACGCCTGGAGGGCATCGAGGGTGATGCTGGCCTGGTGTCCCACCGCCTGTTGGAGGAGGACACCCCACGCTACACACGTGCCACCGATCTCTGTGAGCCGTGTGTTGTGG TGCGGAGATATAGCAGGGAAGAGCTGGCAGTCCCGCCGGCTGTAGAGGTTATCGCCCCAGAGAGGCAGTCCAGAGTTCGAGTGCGAGCCGAACCGAAGACAACCCAGGCTCCGCCCTACAGCTCCACCTCGGTGCTGGCAGAGCTGGACTCCAAGGCAGAGCGGATCGCCCGCTACAAGGCAGAGCGCAGGCGGCAGCTGGCCGAGCGCTATGGGATCTCCCTGGATCAGGAGACGGAGGTGGAGCCCAGCACACCTCGCCATGGTTACGGGCGCACACGTATGCAGCtggaggaggggggcaggggctgTGGCCAGGGGCCACAGGAGAGACACTCCTTACGGGTTTCAGGGGGATCACATAGCAGCAGTTCTGGGGTGGGCCGGGTCTTCATGGCGGCACAGCCAGGACCCCTCGTGGCTGCCCCCGGCTCCTCGGAGCATGAGAGAGCGATGAATCTGGAGAACTCCAGGCGAGACCGAGACAGGGAGAGGGGAGCCCAGCCTGTGTCACCACCCAGCTACACAGACCCGCCAGTGTCCTCCACCAAGGCCCCTCCCAGAGAGCCACCCTTAGCAGGAGTGCCCAGCTCCCCCAGGCCCGGTCGCAGAGCCTCCCTGCCCACCCCGCGGTACGGCATCTCCCCCGGGGACTTGTTCATCGAGCAGCAGGCGCAGAACATCCTCAACAGGCAAGG TATTAGAGCTAGGGAGAGACGGATGAAAGATGACCTCTCACACAGGAGTGCAGAGTGGGGGTTTGACGCGCCACCCCCCAGGCAACACCCCCAGGTCACCATTCACCAAGTGGTGCCTCACCCTAACCCCCCGCACGGCAGGATGGCCGCCGCCCACCCAGAACCCACGCACGGCAGGATGGCCGCCGCCCACCCCGAACCCACGAACGGCAGGATGGCCGCCGCCCACCCCGAACCCACGCACGGCAGGATGGCCGCCGCCCACCCCGAACCCACGCACGGCAGGATGGCCGCCGCCCACCCCGAACCCACGCACGGCAGGATGGCCGCCGCCCACCCCGAACCCACGCACGGCAGGATGGCCGCCGCCCACCCCGAACCCACGCACGGCAGGATGGCCGCCGCCCACCCCGAACCCACGCACGGCAGGATGGCCGCCGCCCACCCCGAACCCACACACAGCAGGATGGCCGCCGCCCACCCCGAACCCACGCACGGCAGGATGGCCGCCGCCCACCCAGAACCCACGCACGGCAGGATGGCCGCCGCCCACCCCGAACCCACGCACAGCAGGATGGCCGCCACCCACCCCGAACCCACGCACGGCAGGATGGCCGCCGCCCACCCCGACCCCACGCACGGCAGGATGGCCGCTGCCCACCCCGAACCCACGCACGGCAGGATGGCCGCCGCCCACCCCGAACCCACGCACGGCAGGATGGCCGCCGCCCACCCCGAACCCACGCACGGCAGGATGGCCGCCGCCCACCCAGAACCCACGCACAGCAGGATGGCCGCCTCCCACCACGGTATAAGGTCCCAGCAGACACCCAGTGCCAGCCGCCCCGTCGGCCAGTACCGGAGTCCTCAGAGGAGAGCCAGCATGGAGTTTAACCCTGACATGCAAGTGGCGGGCGGCTCGCCAGTCAAGACAGAGGGGCTGCTGCGGAGCAGGAAGGCCGTGCTGCCCTCAGAGGTGCGCCACTGGGAGAAGAGTGTTGACACTCCCTATATGGCTGGGCCaggagaggaggaagaggatgaggagCAGTCAGTTCGCATCATAGGTCGACGGTTCAGTCGGAACATGGAGGATCACGCACCCAGATTCATGGAGCAAGCCCCGAATCAGGTGCAGCATGCCCCGGGTCCTCCTGAGCACACCCCAAGAGACGTGCAGCACATCTCCAGGACCTCTGAGCCCATCCACAGACAGGGTGATCACACCAGGCCTCAGACCCACGCAGCATACAATCAGGAGCGCATCTCGAGACCGATGGAGCACATACCAAAGTCCGCAGATAGCACCTCTAGGGTGGCGGATCATATATCAAGGGCAGGAGATGTGGTCATCAGGCCTGTGGAGCGTACATCCAAAGCCATGGAGCACACACCGAGGCGGGCCAGCCACATCACAAAGCTGGGGGATCACAACCTTGACCAGCAAGAGGTAGAGCTACCCGAGGGCTTAACCAGGGACAACTACCTGGATGATGGGAGGTCCATGTACCTCCAGAGGGGCTCATCGTTCCTAGCAGGGCAGCATAGAATCACGGAGGCGCCCTCGATGGCCATGAAGCCCAAAACCCGCGTACGGTCCATGTCTGACATTGGGGTACCCCAGAGCGCAACAGTCTACCGGAATCGGGAGAGCTGGGAGGGTGGCGTGGCCAATGGGGAGCTCAGCACCCTGGACACCAGGGTTTCTGTGGCACAGCTCCGCCACTCCTACCTGGAGAATGTCAATGCCAACATCAGGAAGCCAGAACC GGAGGCTAAGGTAGAGCTGGCAGCGTTGGATGTCAGGCCGGAGCGCGAAGGGGGTCCCCGGAGACCCCGCTGCTATATCGTCCCCGGTGACGACAGAAAGACTTCTGAGAGGTTCAGGACTCAGCCAATCACCTCTGCAGAACGACTAGAGTCCGATAG GACCCATTTAAGTCCTACAGAGCTACAGAAGACGGAAG GGGAAGAGGAGAAGCTGGATGAAAGAGCCAAGCTGAGTGTGGCTGCCAAGCGCTCCCTGTTCAGG GAGCTGGAGAAGACCGGTGATGGCAGTGTGCCCAAGCCGGTATCCCGCAACGCCGCAGTAGAGAGGAGGCTCAGGCGTTTACAGGAGCGTTCCCACACGCAGCCGGTCACCTCTGAGGAGGTGGTCATCGCCACCAC TGCCCCTGACCCCCATTCGCAAGCAGTGACCGCCCACACCGCCGCCCCAAGCATCCCGACCCCCACACTAGTCAGCAGCACAGTGACACGCCTCAG CCTACAAGGGTCCTCGCAGCAGAGCCCCGTCACTCCAGAGACTCACTCAACTGAGGCGGTGATGACATCAGCGGTACGAATAGCAGTGGAAGAAAAGGTACCAGAGGAGCCCGACCTGTCTGCCCTCAGCCTGACAGAAAAGATGGCGCTCTTCAACCGATTAGCACAGAAGCCAACATCCAAATGGCTGACGGAAGGGGTGGTGAGTGGGGTCGCTCAGCGCAGAGCTTCCAGCCGCTATCAGACCCAGCCCATCACCCTTGGGGAGGTGGAGAAG GAAGAGGTTACATCGGGTGCTCCTCTGGTGCCAAAAGATGATGTAGAGGAGCAGCAGAAAGACATTCAGCCTGAAAGC GTTCAGAATGGAGGAAAGGTCAAGCCTGAACCTCTGTCGGCCCTGCTGGTCCGGCAGAGCCCAGCACATACCACCACGGTTTCGGTTGCCCACGTGGGTGATGTCCACCTGAGCAGATCTGCCACCATTGCATTCAGCCCGGGGGTGGGGGCCAGCGAGTTGGATGCCACTCCGGTTCCGCCCAAACGCCGCAGCCCCGCCCGTATCAGTGACATCAGTGCCCCCAAACCACCATCCCCGCCCCACCTGGATCGGTCGACAGAAATCAAAAGCTCCTCCCACAATATTTCATTGGTCGGGCTGCGGCAGCAGGCGGGGACAGAAGCAGAGCTTGGTGACAGCTGTGGAGCTGCAGGGGGCGGGGCTAGTTGGAGGAAGCCCCGCCCCCCTAAGGGGGAGGACGAAGTGAAACATCCACCAGCCATCCAGCCGAGCCCATGCAGTGAATGTGGCCCCACCCCGCCCTCAAGGCAAGGCGCCCCCCCACGGAGACCCGAGAGCACAGTCGCCCCGGCAACAGAAGAACATGGGGGCCTTGTGAAGGAATTGAGGACGTCCTCACAGAACCTGTACGAGACAGAGACGACGGTAGCGGTGCACTCTCAGACCACGGTGTCAG AGCTGCAGGAGAGCAGTGTCTCTGCAAGAGCAGCGGCTTCAGCGGCTCCCAGGACCGGCTCCCAGCCTCCGCCCGAGCAGCAGTCAGGCGAGGCGACCCCGGCAGACCGCCAGGGAGAGGACGCAGACGGGATGTCATCGCGGCAGATGTCCATCAAGGAGAG GGTGGCCTTGCTGAAGAAGAGCGGGGAGGAGGACTGGAGGAACAGGATTAACAAGAAGCAGGAGGCGATACAGGTGGCAGAGAGTGAGACACAGCTGTGGGAGCAGGAGCAGAGTCTCAAGAAAACG GAGGAAGGGAGGGTGATTGATGACTTGGCAGTGTCTGATGAATTCTGG GATCCTGTCTTTTCCTGCACatactctcctcctcctcctcctctccctgctGGGCAAATGAGCCAGCTCATTGATTCCCAGCCCCAG GCCAGCCCCCCCAGTACCACAGAGCCTCCCACCAGACAGGTGGATCACCTTCACCCATGGAGACGGAAG cgcatCGGCGAGGAGAATGAAGCCGAGATGACTATCGAGGAGAGGAAACAGCTAATTAGCTCCAAGGAGGAGACATGGAAATCCACTGGCCAGGGGGCAGCCAACGACTCTTCTCAATTCACTGTGGCTGCGCGCATGGTCAAGAAAG GATTAGCTGCGCCCGCCAGTCTCCTAACCCCGATAATCTCCCCCCTGGGTATCCATACGCGTGGCAACATGGCTGCCATCAGCAAACCCCAGGAAG AAATTGAGGTGAGACCAGATATGAACCTGGAATCTGATCGAAAGCTTGACAAATTGGAATCCTTTCTTGGGCGGATAAACAGTAAAA TGGCAGGCCTCCAGGAGACAACTCTAACTGTAACGGAGAAGGCCGTCAAGGAGGTGATGAAGCTGGACGATGAGATCTTCTCTAAGTTCTACAAATGCATGACTGATTTTCCTCGAATGAGTGGCAGGATAGAGATCGATGAAGACTTCGACGCCATCTTTGGCACACATACGCCCAA GCTAACATCTGCCATGGTGCAACACAAGCGGGAGGTCCGGCCACTGCGGAAGGTGCAGGCATCGCGCAACCCGCTGAAGATGCTAGCGGCACGTGAGGATATCCGGCAAGAGTATACAGAGCAGCGGCTCAATGTGGGCGTGCTGGAATCCAGGAGGATGAAGAGCGAGAAAA TGTCAAAATCCTCCAGCTACTCCGAGGCAGCACTGGCGGGCCTGGCCAGCAAGGAGAGCTTCAGCAATATCAGCCTGCGCAGTGTCAGTATCTCCGAGCAGATGTCCAACAACAGTGCCGTGCCCTACAAGACGCTCATGCTCATGCAGGTCAAAG GCCGGAGGCACGTGCAGACGCGGCTGGTGGAGCCAAGGTCCTCCTCTCTGAACAGCGGCGACTGCTTCTTGCTAGTGACACCCCAGCACTGCTTCCTGTGGATCGGAGAATTCGCCAACGTCATCGAGAAGGCCAAG GCTGCTGAACTGGCCATGTTCATCCAGACTAAGCATGACCTGGGCTGCCGAGCAGACCAAGTGCAGACCATCGAGGAGAACGCTGAGAGCCAGGCTCATGTGCTCAACGAGTTCTGGAACATTCTCGGGGGACAGGACAGTTACCAAC CGACTGGACCCCCTGAGGAAGACGAGCTATACGAAAGCGCCATAGTGGAGACCAACTGCACATATCGCTTGGTGGACGACAAGCTGGTCCCTGATGATGACTTCTGGGGAAAGGCTCCGAAATACTCTCTGCTGGACTCCAAAGAG GTTCTGGTGTTTGACTTCGGCAGCGAGGTCTACGTGTGGCACGGAAAGGAGGTGACGCTAGCGCAGAGGAAGGTGGCCTTCCAGCTGGCCAAGCACCTGTGGAACGGCACCTTCGACTACACCAACTGTGACATCAACCCTCTGGACCCAAGCGGCTGCAATGCGCTCATACCCAG GAAAGGCCAGGGGCGGCCTGACTGGGCGGTCTTTGGCCGGCTCACGGAGCACAACGAAACCATCCTGTTCAAGGAGAAGTTCCTGGACTGGAAGGAATCTAAGAAACCAGCACAGCAGAACGACAATGAGCAAGTCAGCGAGCAGAAG GAGCAGCGGGGCTACACGTGCCAGCCGTACAACGCATCACTGATGCTGCCCGTGCTGCAGACACCGGTCAGCATGATGCTGGAGGGCGTGGACGTGGGCAGGGGCTACGGCCTGCTGGAGGGTGACGACCACCGGCGCTTCGAGATCAGCACGCTGGGCGTGGATGTCTGGCACATCCTGGAGTTCGACTACAGCCGGCTGCCCCGACAGAGCATCGGCCAGTTCCACGAGGGCGACGCGTACGTGGTCAAGTGGCGGTACATGGTGAGCGCAGCAG TGGGCAGGAGGCAGAACCCCGAGCAGATCCGTGTGGGTGGGACTGGCAAGGAGAAGTGCTGCTACTTCTTCTGGCAGGGTCGGCACTCCACGGTGAGCGAGAAGGGCACATCGGCTCTGATGACTGTGGAGCTGGACCAGGAGCGCGGCGCCCAg GTGCAGGTGCAGCAGGGGAAGGAGCTGCCGTGCTTCCTGCAGTGCTTCAGCGGCGGGATGATTGTGCACTCGGggaagagggaggaggaggaggagaacacgCAGA GTGAGTGGCGCCTGTACTGCGTCCGCGGCGAGGTGCCGGTGGAGGGCCATCTGCTGGAGGTGCCctgccactgcagcagcctccgCTCCCGGGCTTCTATGATCCTCCTCAGCGTCAACCAGGCAGTCATCTACCTGTGGCACGGCTGCAAGGCCCAGCCACACACGCGCCAAGTAGGCCGGACGGCGGCCAATCGGATCAAAGAGCA GTGCCCCCTGGAGGCGGGCCTGCACAGCAGCAGCAAAGTGACCATTCACGAGTGCGACGAGGGGGCGGAGCCCACGGGATTCTGGGAGGCGGTGGGAAGGAGGGATAGGAAGGCCTACGACTGCATGCTGCAAG ATCCTGGGAAGTTCAACTTCACTCCACGGCTCTTCCAGTTGACCAGCTCGTCGGGGGAGTTTCTGGCAGAGGAGTTCTTCTACCCCTCCAGGGTGGCTGAGCTGGTCAGCTCGCTGCCCTTCCTGCAAGAGGACCTGTATGCCGCCTCCCAGCCAG CCCTCTTCCTGGTGGACAACTTCCACGAGGTGTACTTGTGGCAGGGCTGGTGGCCCCAGGACTGCGAGAACACAGGCTCCGCCCGCATCCGGTGGGACGCAGACAGAAAGTGCGCCATGGAAACGGTGCTGCAGTACTGCAAAG AGAAGAATGAGAAGAAGCCGCAGAAGTCGTACCTGATCCACGCTGGCCTGGAGCCCCTCACCTTTACCAACATGTTCCCCAGTTGGGAGCATCGGGAGGACATCGCTGAGATCACAGAGCGG GAAGCTGAGGTATGCAACCAGATCATCCTAGTCGAGGAGGTGCTGGCACGGTTGTCCAAGAGTTGCTACCCGCTGGAGGAACTCTTGGCACGACCCCTTCCAGAGGGGGTGGACCCACTGCGCTTGGAGATCTACCTGTCAGATGAGGACTTTGAG AGAGCTCTGGGGATGAGCCGAGATGAATTTGAAGGATTGCCTGGATGGAAGCAAGTGAACGTGAAGAAGACCAAGGGTCTGTTTTAG